From Acetobacteroides hydrogenigenes, one genomic window encodes:
- a CDS encoding DUF5683 domain-containing protein translates to MKKSALLLVGFATFLLPLVGVSQKKVKVEQRQKKDSLSLVKVWGLATFLPGSGQVINKQYYKIPVFYGGVAAFGYIGYKSNLLYHESYNRYRIARVDLSKDFSIDGNLNAIPERALYLNNLADIEQSYSRFKQFRNVSYMAATAVYLLSIADAVVNYNDHQEHSPQKATILSAVFPGLGQVYNKKYWKVPILYGGFAALGYAISFQSKEYQRYKLAYNQFTDRKPETVDEFEGKRSADELKSARDYYRRNRDYAILGTVALYALNIIDAHVDATLYDYEIDDNLSLRVVPTIINDNYLFAQKGSPFAPGLSMSLNF, encoded by the coding sequence TTGAAAAAAAGTGCTTTACTACTTGTTGGCTTTGCTACTTTTTTGCTTCCTCTCGTAGGAGTTTCGCAGAAAAAAGTGAAAGTAGAACAACGGCAGAAAAAAGATTCGCTATCCCTCGTAAAAGTATGGGGACTTGCAACCTTTTTGCCAGGTTCTGGCCAAGTAATCAACAAGCAGTACTATAAAATACCAGTATTCTATGGGGGTGTTGCTGCCTTTGGGTATATTGGCTACAAAAGCAACCTGCTTTACCACGAATCCTACAATAGGTATAGAATTGCGCGGGTAGATCTTTCAAAAGATTTTTCGATTGATGGAAATTTAAATGCTATTCCAGAAAGGGCTCTTTACCTGAATAACCTTGCCGATATAGAGCAGAGCTACTCTCGTTTTAAGCAGTTTCGGAATGTTAGCTACATGGCTGCGACAGCCGTATACCTGCTAAGCATTGCTGATGCTGTTGTTAACTATAATGATCATCAGGAACACTCTCCGCAAAAGGCAACCATTCTTTCGGCTGTTTTCCCAGGGCTGGGGCAAGTTTACAATAAAAAATACTGGAAGGTGCCAATTCTTTACGGAGGATTTGCAGCCCTAGGCTATGCTATATCCTTTCAAAGCAAGGAATACCAGCGCTACAAACTGGCCTACAACCAATTTACAGACAGAAAACCAGAAACTGTAGATGAGTTTGAGGGTAAACGATCGGCAGATGAACTAAAGTCCGCACGCGATTACTACCGAAGAAATCGTGATTATGCAATATTAGGAACTGTTGCTCTTTATGCTCTTAACATTATTGATGCACACGTAGATGCCACCTTATACGACTATGAGATAGACGACAACCTATCGCTAAGGGTAGTTCCTACGATCATAAATGACAACTACCTATTCGCTCAAAAAGGCAGCCCATTTGCTCCTGGACTGTCAATGTCACTGAATTTTTAA
- the aat gene encoding leucyl/phenylalanyl-tRNA--protein transferase, giving the protein MPVYILNAEYLNFPPVEDAEEDGMIAVGGDISPERMLVAYSEGIFPWYDPTDIPVWYCPNPRFVLYPHKLKVSKSMRQLLRAKKYSVTFDTCFDDVVKSCGSIAREGQEDPYNTWISDEMMATCHTLHQIGFMHSVEVWNNEGNLVGGLYGGVLGRCFFGESMFAKASNASKFGFIMLVKNLEEQGFKLVDCQIYSDHLLSLGAEEIPRPAFIEQLKANISDLKKEGWTDKFRTDFEF; this is encoded by the coding sequence ATGCCAGTTTACATTCTTAATGCCGAATACTTAAACTTCCCTCCAGTAGAGGATGCGGAAGAGGATGGAATGATAGCCGTTGGTGGAGATATTTCGCCGGAAAGAATGCTTGTTGCCTATTCTGAGGGTATTTTCCCTTGGTACGACCCTACCGATATTCCGGTATGGTATTGCCCCAACCCCCGATTTGTGCTCTACCCCCACAAGCTAAAGGTTTCTAAGAGCATGCGACAACTTCTTAGGGCGAAAAAGTATTCCGTAACATTTGACACCTGTTTCGACGACGTGGTAAAGAGTTGCGGATCTATAGCCCGCGAGGGCCAAGAAGATCCTTATAACACCTGGATTTCGGACGAGATGATGGCCACCTGCCACACGCTGCACCAAATTGGTTTTATGCACTCGGTAGAGGTGTGGAACAACGAAGGAAACCTCGTTGGAGGGCTCTACGGAGGCGTATTGGGCCGATGCTTCTTTGGAGAATCAATGTTTGCGAAAGCAAGCAACGCCTCCAAATTTGGCTTCATCATGCTTGTTAAAAATTTAGAGGAACAAGGGTTTAAACTAGTAGACTGCCAAATATACTCAGATCACCTTCTTTCGCTTGGTGCAGAAGAGATACCTCGCCCAGCCTTTATTGAACAGCTAAAAGCCAACATCTCCGATTTAAAGAAAGAGGGTTGGACAGATAAATTCAGAACAGACTTTGAATTCTAG
- a CDS encoding DMT family transporter produces the protein MRNNLLVYTSIIGAIIFWSLSFVWYKTALLYFSPTGIIIFRLSLSSIILLTIGLLIRQIQKLKIRDFKLFLTMTFFEPFIYSLCEANGLTMVSSTLAAVIVATIPLFTPLGAFLFFKEKISIQNAIGILLSVVGVVLVAYQSGNQATGSILGILLMFGAVVAAIGYVISLKKLTQRYNSFSIVTYQSILAALLMLPVFFATDRLTPSMFTSEALIPILKLTIFASIIAFLLYAYSLRHFSIAKINVFLNLIPVFTAIAAYFLQGDRFSTINLVGIAVTLAGLYVSQVNLNAQKTLQVNS, from the coding sequence ATGCGGAACAACCTTCTAGTTTATACGTCAATCATAGGTGCAATTATATTTTGGAGCCTTTCTTTTGTATGGTACAAAACGGCACTACTTTACTTTAGCCCCACAGGAATAATCATCTTTCGCCTATCGCTATCTTCAATAATACTATTGACAATAGGCTTACTCATACGTCAAATACAGAAGCTTAAAATCAGAGATTTCAAGCTTTTCCTTACAATGACGTTCTTTGAGCCATTCATTTATAGCCTATGCGAAGCAAATGGGTTAACAATGGTATCATCAACCCTAGCGGCAGTTATAGTAGCAACAATACCTTTATTCACACCACTTGGTGCTTTTCTGTTTTTCAAAGAAAAAATCAGCATCCAAAATGCTATTGGTATTTTACTATCTGTAGTTGGTGTCGTTCTTGTAGCCTACCAATCGGGTAATCAAGCGACGGGCTCTATTCTTGGAATCCTACTAATGTTTGGAGCGGTAGTTGCTGCTATTGGCTACGTTATCAGCCTAAAGAAGCTAACCCAACGGTATAATTCGTTCAGCATTGTTACCTATCAAAGCATTCTGGCTGCACTTCTAATGCTCCCTGTTTTTTTTGCAACCGATAGGCTCACACCATCAATGTTTACGAGCGAGGCACTCATCCCAATCCTCAAACTGACAATCTTTGCATCAATAATAGCGTTTTTACTATACGCCTACTCGTTGAGGCACTTTTCGATTGCCAAAATAAACGTGTTTCTTAATCTCATTCCTGTATTTACGGCTATTGCAGCATACTTTCTCCAGGGAGATAGATTCAGCACTATTAACCTAGTTGGGATTGCAGTTACCTTAGCGGGACTATACGTTTCCCAAGTAAACCTAAATGCGCAAAAAACCTTACAAGTAAACAGCTAG
- a CDS encoding diacylglycerol/lipid kinase family protein, producing the protein MNKKVAFIINPISGAKDKAKLPDIINSTAIEKNVQVDIFHTARPNHASELVRELVANSYSRIVAVGGDGTINEIARELVGKDVELAIIPQGSGNGLARHLGIPLAVQKAVNVALCNSSELIDTATINNVPFFCTAGVGFDALIGNRFAESGSRGFSTYATIATKEFLNYKSKEYSITIDGIVYNRSAFLITIANASQYGNNAYIAPQADLQDGILDVVIVAKPPLIFGPLFAARMFLKKIETSQYVEVLKGKSIKIKRNEEDYVHFDGEPGKMGKELKLSILPSSLRVVF; encoded by the coding sequence GTGAATAAAAAAGTTGCATTCATCATAAACCCAATATCCGGAGCTAAGGATAAGGCTAAACTTCCTGACATAATAAACAGCACTGCTATAGAAAAAAATGTTCAGGTTGATATTTTTCACACAGCCCGACCCAATCACGCATCAGAACTCGTAAGAGAACTTGTGGCAAATAGCTACAGCCGAATAGTTGCTGTCGGAGGAGATGGAACCATCAACGAAATTGCTCGCGAACTGGTAGGGAAAGATGTAGAGCTGGCAATTATACCTCAAGGGTCAGGAAATGGGTTGGCTCGCCACTTAGGCATTCCTTTAGCAGTTCAAAAAGCTGTTAACGTAGCCCTTTGCAACTCTTCGGAGCTTATTGACACTGCAACAATTAACAATGTGCCCTTTTTCTGTACGGCAGGAGTTGGCTTTGATGCTCTTATTGGTAATCGATTTGCCGAATCCGGATCGCGTGGATTTAGCACATATGCCACCATTGCAACAAAAGAATTTCTAAACTACAAGTCTAAAGAATATTCCATAACCATAGATGGCATAGTGTATAACCGCAGCGCCTTTCTTATAACAATAGCCAATGCATCGCAGTATGGCAACAACGCCTATATTGCTCCACAGGCCGATCTCCAAGATGGTATTCTAGATGTGGTCATAGTCGCCAAGCCACCTCTTATTTTTGGACCTCTGTTCGCAGCCAGAATGTTTCTAAAAAAAATAGAAACAAGTCAATACGTGGAAGTTTTGAAGGGAAAGAGCATCAAAATTAAGCGCAACGAAGAAGACTACGTACACTTTGACGGAGAACCTGGTAAAATGGGAAAAGAATTGAAACTATCCATTCTGCCATCAAGCTTAAGAGTAGTTTTTTAG
- a CDS encoding ABC transporter permease: protein MISLWFIALVSAIAFLGYLIAPDSTPNSNSQHLEIAVQKPGFSTQILLQQKPTSANDAGFISMLTNGKESAHKELAICGYSISGGYINVKEFTAYKNEQPLEHRLTLAEVVYPIENPQKIVIQNGKSYFTTIYGKRMAADNASLAKIVEEAHIVKRSFIFGTDRYGRDLLSRMLIGARVSLSVGIIAVAISLLIGITLGAVAGYFRGWVDNVTMWFINVIWSVPTLLMVIAVTLVLGKGFWQIFIAVGLTMWVEVARIVRGQVLSIREKEYVDAARALGFSNWRIIVRHILPNVMGPIIVISAANFASAILIESGLSFLGVGIQPPMPSWGAMLKESYAYIILDASYLAFIPGTAIMLMVLAFTLLGDGLREAFDVSKGNADQR, encoded by the coding sequence ATGATCTCCCTATGGTTTATAGCCCTTGTAAGCGCCATTGCCTTTTTAGGATACCTTATTGCTCCAGATTCAACGCCAAACTCCAACAGCCAGCATCTCGAAATTGCCGTACAGAAGCCCGGATTTAGCACCCAGATCCTTTTGCAGCAAAAGCCAACAAGCGCCAACGATGCAGGCTTTATCTCCATGCTCACCAACGGAAAAGAGTCCGCACACAAAGAATTAGCCATCTGCGGCTACTCCATAAGCGGCGGGTATATCAACGTTAAAGAGTTCACGGCGTACAAAAACGAACAGCCTCTAGAGCACCGTCTAACCCTTGCAGAGGTGGTTTACCCCATCGAGAATCCCCAAAAGATCGTCATCCAAAACGGCAAATCCTACTTTACCACCATCTATGGCAAACGCATGGCGGCCGACAACGCCTCGCTTGCCAAAATCGTAGAGGAGGCGCACATCGTCAAGCGGTCGTTCATCTTCGGAACCGACCGTTACGGCCGCGATTTACTAAGCCGGATGCTAATTGGCGCAAGGGTATCCCTGTCGGTAGGCATCATCGCCGTAGCCATATCGCTGCTCATCGGAATAACCCTAGGCGCTGTTGCGGGCTACTTTAGGGGATGGGTCGACAACGTTACCATGTGGTTTATCAACGTAATATGGAGCGTACCTACCCTCCTAATGGTAATTGCCGTAACGCTGGTTTTAGGCAAAGGATTCTGGCAGATTTTCATTGCCGTTGGCCTCACCATGTGGGTAGAGGTAGCCCGTATTGTCCGTGGGCAGGTGCTCAGCATCCGCGAGAAGGAGTATGTTGATGCCGCCCGTGCGCTCGGATTCAGCAACTGGAGGATTATCGTTCGCCACATACTCCCCAACGTCATGGGGCCTATCATCGTTATCTCGGCGGCCAACTTTGCATCGGCCATCCTCATCGAATCGGGGTTGAGCTTTCTGGGCGTTGGCATTCAACCGCCCATGCCATCGTGGGGAGCTATGCTTAAGGAAAGCTACGCCTACATCATCCTCGACGCATCGTACCTTGCCTTTATCCCAGGTACGGCTATTATGCTCATGGTGCTCGCCTTTACCCTTCTCGGCGATGGGCTCAGGGAGGCGTTCGACGTTAGCAAGGGAAATGCAGACCAACGGTAG
- a CDS encoding ParB/RepB/Spo0J family partition protein, with product MSKKMALGRGLGALIEEASTTNSAPTPTAESVLPKSELINEIEIEKIVPNPLQPRTHFDEEALAELAASIRELGIIQPITVRKVENDQYQIISGERRFRASKLAGLKTIPAYVRTADDQGMLEMALVENIQREDLDAIEVAISYQRLVDECSLTQEMLGERVGKKRSTVTNYLRLLKLPAELQLAIRRRLLSMGHARALVNIEDQELQLDILRKIIEEDLSVRQVEQLVKKLAEGNEKEEKKDQDEDMPEPYFKLVEHLEKMFSSDINIKRTAKGNGKIIIGFKSDKEINSILSKFEQLEGLL from the coding sequence ATGAGCAAGAAAATGGCATTAGGCCGAGGTTTAGGAGCACTTATCGAAGAGGCATCAACCACCAACAGTGCACCAACTCCAACGGCTGAAAGCGTTTTACCAAAATCTGAACTTATTAATGAGATTGAGATCGAAAAAATCGTGCCCAATCCGCTGCAACCACGTACCCATTTCGATGAAGAAGCGCTTGCAGAGTTAGCGGCTTCGATCAGAGAACTTGGCATTATACAACCCATTACCGTTCGTAAAGTTGAAAACGACCAGTATCAAATTATTAGTGGAGAACGCCGTTTTAGAGCATCAAAACTAGCTGGCTTAAAAACCATTCCTGCATACGTTCGCACTGCCGACGACCAAGGAATGCTCGAAATGGCACTGGTTGAAAACATTCAGCGCGAAGATCTTGATGCTATTGAAGTTGCCATAAGCTACCAACGACTTGTAGATGAGTGCTCGCTTACACAAGAAATGCTTGGCGAGCGCGTTGGAAAAAAACGCAGTACTGTAACAAACTACTTACGCCTACTAAAGCTACCAGCCGAACTTCAGCTTGCCATTCGCCGTCGATTACTATCTATGGGGCATGCTCGAGCTCTTGTAAACATTGAAGATCAAGAGTTACAACTTGACATACTTCGAAAAATAATTGAGGAAGACCTATCGGTTCGTCAGGTAGAACAGCTGGTTAAGAAGCTCGCAGAAGGCAACGAAAAGGAAGAGAAAAAGGATCAGGACGAAGATATGCCAGAGCCATACTTTAAGCTTGTAGAGCATCTCGAAAAAATGTTCTCTTCGGATATCAATATTAAGAGAACGGCTAAAGGTAACGGCAAAATTATAATTGGCTTCAAATCGGACAAGGAAATAAACTCAATCCTTTCCAAATTTGAACAACTCGAAGGTTTGCTTTAA
- a CDS encoding ParA family protein, whose translation MAKVIALANQKGGVGKTTSAINLAASLAVLEKKVLLIDADPQANATSGNGFDLRTIKTSIYECLVDEVDAKDIILHCEINGLDLIPSHIDLVGAEIEMLNLPNREKMLKSVIEKIRDQYDYILIDCSPSLGLITVNALTAADSVIIPVQCEYFALEGLGKLLNTIKIIQSRLNPQLAIEGFLLTMYDARLRLSNQVVDEVKKHFQQMVFDTIIQRNIKLSEAPSYGKPVLLYDASSTGTTNYLNLAKELLQKNEVATEAHEKEKV comes from the coding sequence ATGGCTAAAGTTATTGCGTTAGCAAATCAAAAAGGAGGGGTTGGTAAAACAACCTCTGCGATCAACCTCGCCGCGAGCCTTGCTGTACTTGAGAAGAAGGTCTTGTTGATTGATGCAGATCCTCAGGCAAATGCCACCTCGGGGAATGGTTTTGACCTACGTACCATTAAGACTAGCATTTACGAGTGCTTAGTTGATGAAGTGGACGCAAAAGACATCATTCTGCACTGCGAGATCAACGGGTTGGACCTTATTCCATCTCACATCGACTTAGTTGGAGCTGAGATTGAAATGCTCAACCTCCCTAATAGGGAAAAGATGCTAAAATCTGTCATCGAAAAGATTCGAGATCAGTACGACTACATCCTTATTGACTGCTCACCATCACTTGGCCTCATAACCGTTAACGCACTAACAGCTGCTGATTCTGTAATAATCCCCGTTCAGTGCGAATACTTTGCGCTAGAAGGTCTTGGAAAGTTGCTTAATACCATCAAAATAATCCAAAGCAGGCTAAACCCTCAACTAGCAATAGAAGGATTCCTTTTAACCATGTACGATGCCCGTCTAAGGCTTTCGAATCAAGTTGTTGATGAAGTTAAGAAGCACTTTCAACAAATGGTATTCGATACCATCATTCAGCGTAACATTAAGCTAAGCGAGGCGCCAAGCTACGGCAAACCCGTTCTGTTATACGATGCATCTTCTACAGGAACCACCAACTACTTAAATCTTGCAAAGGAACTTCTTCAGAAGAACGAAGTAGCAACAGAGGCACACGAAAAAGAGAAAGTTTAA
- a CDS encoding glycosyltransferase, with product MVLPIALVVLYLALVAAFIVGYYHILERKPITNQRSSFISIVICFRNEERNIDDLFKSIRALDYPKEFFEIVAVNDHSTDNTALELSLQQEHSNLRIVNLPLRFEGKKAALAAGVAAAKGNIIAITDADCCLPQSWLTSINNMIGSKADMVCGPVAYRSTTFFERLAAVEFGSLVAAGIGAAGINKPIFCNAANMAFRKEIFTNANLNQEQTPSGDDVFLLHYAKQCHKTIKFITGRDCLVTTNADKNFIDFLNRRKRWGSKAKHYTDAATILVAIIVFLANLAILACAIAAILNHSYSRLAIALLSSKVILDYALLSVHFRANGIKKWSKYFLLCAALYPIYITFTAIGSTTSKFTWKERRYNDPKASHPGHNHGES from the coding sequence ATGGTATTACCTATAGCTTTAGTAGTTCTTTATTTAGCATTGGTTGCCGCATTTATTGTAGGGTACTACCACATTCTAGAACGTAAGCCAATAACAAACCAACGATCCAGCTTCATATCAATAGTAATATGCTTTCGCAACGAAGAGCGAAACATTGACGACTTATTCAAATCAATTAGAGCATTAGATTACCCCAAAGAGTTCTTCGAAATTGTTGCCGTCAACGATCACTCAACCGACAATACAGCGTTAGAGCTATCCCTCCAACAGGAGCACAGCAACCTTCGCATAGTAAACCTCCCGCTGAGATTCGAAGGGAAAAAAGCGGCGCTAGCCGCAGGAGTTGCTGCTGCAAAAGGGAACATCATTGCCATTACCGATGCCGACTGCTGCCTACCTCAAAGCTGGTTAACAAGCATCAACAACATGATTGGCTCTAAGGCCGACATGGTATGCGGCCCTGTGGCCTATCGTTCCACAACTTTTTTCGAACGTTTAGCTGCGGTCGAATTTGGCAGTTTGGTTGCAGCAGGAATTGGAGCAGCAGGAATCAACAAGCCCATTTTTTGCAATGCCGCAAATATGGCTTTTCGGAAAGAAATATTTACCAATGCCAACCTGAATCAGGAGCAAACACCATCGGGCGACGACGTTTTTCTACTCCACTACGCTAAGCAATGCCACAAGACCATCAAATTCATAACAGGAAGAGATTGCCTTGTAACTACCAATGCCGACAAGAACTTTATCGACTTCCTTAACCGTCGCAAGCGCTGGGGATCTAAGGCCAAGCACTACACGGATGCAGCCACCATTTTAGTAGCCATCATTGTATTCTTAGCCAACCTAGCCATTCTTGCCTGTGCGATTGCTGCCATACTCAACCACTCCTATTCGAGATTAGCAATAGCTCTGCTCTCATCAAAAGTAATTCTCGACTATGCCCTTCTTTCGGTTCATTTCAGGGCCAATGGCATAAAAAAGTGGTCCAAATATTTCCTCCTTTGCGCGGCTCTTTACCCAATCTACATTACCTTTACGGCCATTGGCAGCACGACATCAAAATTTACATGGAAAGAGAGGCGATACAACGATCCGAAAGCCAGTCACCCTGGGCACAATCATGGAGAAAGCTAA
- a CDS encoding lytic transglycosylase domain-containing protein, protein MPSIKSAALLIATTTILLGGLTSKTTFAASTQDKDDKHATLEEGKLRLYEKKVDSLLLERAKSQALDTTNLAIDLLDNEEMVKSDIPDSVFIKRLSSIPSLIDLPYNNVVRASILWYVIRKKNISEKILGLTGYYFPIIEQTLDKHDLPLELRYLPIIESALNPVAVSRVGATGLWQFMYGTGKQYKLNITSFVDERRDPLAASEAAAKFLKDLYKIYNDWTLVIAAYNCGPRNVNKAIRRAGGSKNYWEIYNYLPKETRGYVPNFIAAAYLVKFYKEHKLTPRSMPLPQSTDSIHVNRMLHFQQVSEVLGISVDELRELNPQYKKDIIPGIERPYTLTLPMGFAPNYIAKEEEIYAKDSLYFVQNNFPKLMAANSSTSQTSDLGTKKVFHKVRKNETFSSIAKKYGIEVAALKEWNGFSSKKKKKLQKGMRLTVYQASPLLAQKNEKPLTGESLGSKKSTSSPSDSIKIETVKDLNISPNEPAKPYLGSAQHEKGTVIQYTVKKNDNLWTIAQKYKGVTPKDIQKENRLHSPKDLKVGQILKITID, encoded by the coding sequence ATGCCAAGCATTAAGAGCGCAGCACTACTCATCGCCACCACAACAATCCTACTCGGAGGCTTGACATCAAAAACAACGTTTGCAGCCTCTACTCAAGACAAAGACGATAAGCATGCTACCCTCGAGGAAGGAAAACTAAGACTATACGAAAAAAAGGTTGATAGTTTACTGCTCGAAAGAGCAAAATCGCAAGCGCTAGATACAACTAATTTAGCCATAGACCTCCTTGACAACGAAGAAATGGTTAAATCAGACATCCCTGACTCTGTATTTATCAAACGATTGTCAAGCATTCCGTCACTAATCGACTTGCCATACAACAATGTTGTTCGTGCCTCCATATTGTGGTATGTCATTCGGAAAAAAAATATATCGGAAAAAATTCTTGGACTTACCGGATACTACTTCCCTATAATTGAACAAACACTTGACAAGCACGACCTCCCATTAGAACTTAGATATTTGCCAATAATAGAATCGGCATTGAATCCAGTTGCCGTATCGAGAGTAGGAGCGACTGGGCTCTGGCAGTTCATGTACGGAACCGGAAAACAATACAAGCTCAACATCACCTCTTTTGTTGATGAAAGAAGAGATCCTCTTGCAGCAAGCGAAGCAGCAGCAAAATTCCTGAAGGATCTCTATAAAATATACAACGACTGGACGCTTGTAATTGCAGCGTATAACTGTGGCCCCCGCAACGTAAACAAAGCAATCCGCAGAGCAGGAGGAAGCAAAAACTACTGGGAGATATACAACTACCTTCCCAAAGAAACCCGAGGATACGTTCCTAACTTTATTGCTGCAGCATATCTAGTAAAATTCTACAAGGAGCATAAGCTTACACCTCGAAGCATGCCACTGCCCCAAAGCACCGACTCCATCCACGTTAACCGTATGCTCCACTTCCAACAAGTATCGGAAGTACTTGGGATTTCAGTCGATGAGCTTCGCGAACTTAATCCACAGTACAAAAAGGATATTATTCCGGGCATCGAGAGGCCATACACGTTAACCCTTCCTATGGGCTTTGCGCCAAACTACATTGCTAAAGAGGAAGAAATCTATGCCAAAGATTCCCTGTACTTTGTACAGAATAACTTTCCAAAACTAATGGCTGCAAACAGCAGCACATCTCAGACATCCGACCTAGGAACAAAGAAAGTTTTCCATAAAGTAAGAAAGAACGAAACCTTTTCTTCTATTGCAAAAAAATATGGCATTGAAGTAGCCGCCCTTAAAGAATGGAACGGATTTTCTTCAAAAAAGAAAAAAAAGCTACAAAAAGGGATGAGATTAACCGTATACCAAGCATCTCCACTTCTAGCACAAAAGAATGAAAAGCCCTTAACAGGCGAAAGCCTAGGATCAAAAAAAAGCACCAGTTCGCCATCGGACTCGATAAAAATTGAAACCGTTAAAGATTTAAATATTAGTCCGAATGAACCTGCAAAACCTTACTTAGGCTCAGCACAGCACGAGAAAGGAACTGTAATACAGTATACCGTTAAGAAGAACGACAATCTTTGGACTATAGCTCAAAAATATAAAGGTGTAACGCCTAAAGACATCCAGAAAGAAAACAGGCTACATTCTCCAAAAGATCTCAAGGTCGGGCAGATTCTTAAGATAACCATAGACTAA